A segment of the Ammospiza caudacuta isolate bAmmCau1 chromosome 2, bAmmCau1.pri, whole genome shotgun sequence genome:
TTAAGCACAAAGCTCTGTGAGGCAGAGACTCTTTACTTTTTTCTGTTACACAATACTGAGCATGCTCTTTGTTCCCAGTAGAAAGAATTTGTAAGTGCTAAAGCATCAGGTGTCTAAATAGTAGGTAGTGTACTTTGTTTGCCACTTTATGGGCTGTTCAGAAAGATTCTTTGATCACAGCTCCTGTTCAGAAACTTGATGTGTGACAAACTTCAGTCAGGTGAATTCAGACAGACAGAAGTGAATGAGAGCTCACACACAAATGTATTTCAGGACTGAGAAGAAAACTGGGCACAGCAGATACTGTGACATGCTATTATTTACTAATGTTAAACATTTTGGGCATAATTAGCAACCAAAGAGATTCAAAAAATGCTGCGTTTGAAGGAGAATTCTCTGTGTAATGAAAAGCCATTAATTCCTGTACATTATGTACTCCTGCAAAATTAGGTTAACAAATGCTCATGATACCAAACATAATTCCTAAGTTACATGGTGAGACATTTTGCAGCTTAGGCTGTCAATGATTACAGTTTGATTAAATGTCCAGATAATAGTTTATTGTTTCTGTTACTACCATTGTAGAATTTGTGTTTGGATTACCTGCAGTGTTGGTAGGTAACTTCTGACCTTACCTTGGTAGGTAATAACAACGATGGCATCGAAAGTCGGAATGGCACTGCAAGTGCTCTTTTGCACATAGATGAGTCATCTGGACTTGGGAGGCTGGCCAAGCAAAAACCAAAGAAGAAGAGGAGACCTGAGTCCAGACAGTATCAGACAGGTGAGTATGTGGTGCCTGGCTCTCATTCATTCAGGCACTTGCCCATAGACAGATCCATGCAGAGTGTCTTGTAAAAGGAGGGGTTTGGAGAGTTACTTGGTTGACAACACTTCTGCTTTATAAATGagtgcatattttattttacgAATTTTAAATACATGGGTGATTTGGATTATGGCAAAGGAAGCCACCTCTGACATAGGAAAAAGTACTATAGCAAAAGGTTAAAAAGCTATATACTTAACTTGCCACACCCATTTTAATGTTTAATGTAACTTTAAAGGGCAATGTTAGATAAATGGTATTCTGTAATCATGCCTTTTAAAACcccttttttttgtctttattgaAAATATGTAGAACAATGCATTTCATTATATCAGCTCGGTAGGTAACTGGAAAGTCTGAACATTGTATATTAATTTTCAGTAGTGTAACTTCTATACCCTTTCCTGTTTTAATGGTGAAATAAAATTGCCTTGATGTTTGtgcctatttttttcttttcatctgtgAGAACAGAAGTGTTTTATGGCATAATTTGTTCTCTGCTGTTATTGTGTTACAGTCAGAATATTTATTTGGTTTGATAAAGTTGAAAAAAACACAACTTTTTTTCAGTAGCCTTGCCTTAAATAATTCTAAAAGTTTCTTTCCAAATTGTGACTTAACTGTAGGAGTTCTGTTTTGTTTAGCTTAAGTTAGTAAACTGTGCAAATTGAAGTTAGCCTTTTCTATTTCCAGCTAGTCAGTTCTCCTTATTGGAGACATTTTTGGACAAGACCGCTTTTTTAACTTGTCTAGGCAAATTCAGGGTAAAGAAATCAGGGTAATAGATGAGTGCAAATAATTTCCAAAGCTTTGAGGTTTCTGTATGTGAAACATGTTCTTATTGATTCTTGCTTGGTACCTCTTCAGATTGTAGCTGTGACAGATGGCGTAAGAAGGAGGTGTTAGTTTCAGGGCATCTGAATTGTACTCAGTGGTAGGTGATTAAACTTCAACATTAAACTTTTTCTACCGATTTGTGGAGAGTAAAGAGAAGATTGTGTACTTTGCTTACTAGATGATACTCAGTTTAACAAGTTGGCTGCTGTTCTTTGCACCAGCCACTGGTTTCTGCATGTATTTAATGTGTGAACTCAGTCAGAATTCTTCAAAATAGAATTATTTGAGGTGAGGAACATCTGTATTGTAAAATGTACATATCCCATCTTTCTCCACAGTTCATCTTACTGTTAACATATGACATTTATGGAAGTGTAGTATTATTGTATAATATTGATTGATAAagggcttttttgttgtttttcagcAATAATCATTGGCCCCGATGGTCATCCATTGACAGTCTATCCCTGCATGATTTGTGGAAAGAAATTTAAATCCAGAGGTTTCTTGAAACGGCACATGAAAAACCACCCGGAGCACCTTCTTACCAAGAAGAAATACAGATGCACAGACTGTGATTACACTAcgaataaaaaaataagtttacaTAACCACTTGGAGAGTCATAAGCTGACCAACAAAACAGAGAAGCTTACTGAGTGTGATGAGTGTGGGAAAACCTTCTCTCACGCAGGAACTCTATTCACTCACAAGATGGTGCACAGGGACAAAGGAGTTAATAAAATGCACAAGTGCAAATTCTGCGATTAtgagacagcagagcaggggttACTGAGTCACCACCTTTTGGCTGTCCACAGCAAGAACTTTCCTCACATTTGCGTGGAGTGCGGCAAAGGGTTCCGCCACCCATCGGAGCTGAAGAAGCACATGCGGATCCACACTGGCGAGAAGCCCTACCAGTGCCAATACTGCGAGTACCGATCGGCCGACTCTTCCAACTTGAAAACCCACGTAAAGACTAAACACAGTAAGGAAACGCCGCTCAAGTGCGACATTTGTTTCCAGACTTTTTCAGATaccaaagagctgcagcagcataCGCTTATGCATCAAGAAAGTAAAACGCATCAGTGTTTGCATTGTGACCATAAGAGCTCAAACTCGAGTGATCTGAAACGACACATTATTTCAGTCCACACAAAAGACTATCCTCATAAGTGTGATATGTGTGATAAAGGCTTTCACAGGCCTTCGGAACTGAAAAAACACGTGGCGGCTCACAAAGGTAAAAAATTGCACCAATGCAGACATTGTGACTTTAAAATTGCAGATCCGTTCATTTTGAGTCGCCACATACTCTCAGTTCACACAAAGGATCTTCCATTCAGGTGCAAGAGATGTAGAAAGGGCTTTAGGCAACAAAACGAGCtgaaaaaacacatgaaaacaCACAGTGGCAGGAAAGTTTATCAGTGTGAGTACTGTGAGTATAGCACTACAGACGCCTCAGGCTTCAAACGGCACGTGATTTCCATTCACACAAAAGACTACCCTCACCGGTGTGAGTATTGCAAGAAAGGTTTCCGAAGGCCTTCAGAGAAGAACCAGCACATTATGCGACATCATAAAGATGTTGGGCTGCCTTAAAGTCTCTTTCACAGACTTATGGCTGGAATTATAAAGGAAATTTGCCTTTCAGGCAGTTAGCTTATTTTAAAGCCAATCACCTGcgatcacacacacacaaaaaaaaacccacaaaaaaacaaaaacaaaaaaatactgtgCATTTGATTTGTTGCTGTATAAAAATAGGATTATTGCTTGTAGTTGACTTTTATACCTTTTGTTCAATAGCGTGTTCTGAATTCTATTCAGTTTGTttaataaatgaagaaaagatgGCAACAATAAAGTTGCATTTAATAAAGTAAACCCTGTCTCTTACTGAATTTTTCAACCGTAATAGTTTATTTAAGTATATTTATCTTACTGATCTCGTTGATACTCACAGTGTCCATGTTAATGCAGTTTTGTcgtgaattttaaaaataggaaaattctCTAGATAAAATTGTCAGAGGTGTGTATGGAATGGGGAATTGTCATGTTGACAGTAAAGTCACTAGGGCCCACCTGATTGTTCTGTTTTAACTATACAGACTTCGTGGCAGGTTAACTATTTTCCGGTTGAGGAGTTACAAGTCTCACTTTGTGTTTTCATTCTggtttcagagagaaaaatactttaaaaaatggttTGGGGCGGTTTTTATCTTTCCTGGGCAAATTCAAAATATGCGCAAATACTACATTTATTGTTCTGTGCTTCTTTGTCTTTGAAAGATTTTGTGTGTTACaagagttgggttttttccactttattCCTGTCTTAAATGTTGGAAACGTAAAATACTCTTGTTCCATTTGCAGAGTTAACAATAGATCACAACTGTCTGTATGTGCTGGTAAACGTACCTCAAACTTTATGCTTTTATGTATGTTAGTATTTCTTTGAAAGAGCAGTTTGTGGTTCAAGTCACATTTTTATTGTTAGTTGTTTTAGAATAGAATTTACGACCAAGAGGTGCCTCAATTTTGGAAACCAGATATTTACAATGAGAGCTTAAGAAGGGAATGGAGTGGAGCAGATGAGTTCATAAGGAGTAGAGACGTTGTAGCGTAGATATCCTTAATAAGAAAAGTAACTTATGATAGATGCAGTTCTGTTactaaattaaatgtttttcctgAGCCATTAGTAGCTGTGTTCAGTGGCTGTTTAATAATTAGTACTGTATCCAGAATTAACCCAGTTCTTTCAATCTGTTTATAAACAGCTGGGAGAATATTACAATTATTAGATGCAATTTTGCCACCTGAAGGCTATTATAAAGCAGCTCCATATCATTTGCTAATTGCAGTGTAAATGTACCAAGCACAAAGTCTTTAACAACAACCTTGgagcaaaaaccccaaaccatttTAATTACAGGCCAGATTTTAGGACATGGCCCTGCTCCCCTTGCTCAAATTCTCATCCCAGCCACTGATGATGGATTGCAGAATTCAGTCCCAGCTGCCTGCCAGATTAGGTTAGATTTGTAACCAACAATTCCCTAATGGAAAGGCTTCAGAGGCTGAGCCAGTGTTAATTCCTCTTTCTAGGCAGGTGAACTTGCAATTGAACTCAAACAGGAATTTTAGTGATAGTTTCAAGTCTGGGGTGATAGAGGGACAAAGGTTTCCTTTCTGGATGTGCATCTTCTAGGCCTTTTGTAATTTGTCTTGTTACCAAGCCCTGCCCCTACTGCTCCTCCCTCCTGTCTCACTGTAAGCTGAAATTCTTGTCCATAGTGTGCAGTTCAGGAGAGTCCAATGCCATGTCACTGCCTGTGCTGTAggatggtttttctttctttgcctgCTTGCAGTGCCCCCAGACTTGCTGGGTGCTCTTGTGTAATATTGCTACTCCATGACCCTGAAGTGTGTaattcctggctgtgctgcattGTGCCTTCCCTGAAATCCCCGCTGAAGCCAGTGGATTTCCTCATGGCCGTAGTGTCCATTGCCTGCTGATGCCAAACCAGATGCAGTAAAACCCAGCAGAGATTCCCACTTGCTTCTTGCAAAATACTTGCCTGtgactacttttttttcctctcttatgTTCAAGCATTTTCTAACTGGAAACCTGGAAAGTGTACAAAATCTGCAGAAAATCCCATAGTAGTGCTGAGGATTTTAGCCATTttgaactttatttttttaaataagctgaaagacaaagaacacAATTTTAcgcattttctttctcttacgTAGCCTGGAATCAtacccacttttttttttttttaaagcacaatgttgaaacattttttttaataattaaaggGTTTGGTCAAGTGGATTTTGTAAAATGTATTTGTCTGtataaagagaaaatgaaattatagtTATTGTTAATGTACTGACATTAGTTACAGGTTAGTTTTAATTCTTAAATAATTTGCTTAGCAAATGCTATAAAATGGATGTTTCagtttaatgtttaaaaaaggTACAGATTTTTACAAGGACATAATATAAATTATTGTTCTGTAGAAAATACCCTGTTAAATATTGTATATGTCCTTCCCTCTGTACACTTtgtaaaaaagacaaaagaaaaaaacaaaatacataGAACCATATAGGGATGTGTGACATTATTGTAATTGTGTACTTGATAATAAcgtgaaaaaataaaattcaaaatattttccttttaatgcaCGTTTAGTCTGTTTGATGCCAGTTCTGAGCTGGAGCCTTGCTCTGAGGGACGCGGtcacctgcagctctcctgcacTTTACCTTccttctgctccctgtcctCGGCTCATTTTGTGCAGTACTGGGGCAGGAGTGATTCAGTCCAGCTGTGGACGAAATGTTCCTTTACCTGGAAGTCTGCAGAAGTGAAAGGGATGGCAGGTCTTCGAAATCCATTTTAATGCCTGGTTTTATATTAAAGAATTCACATCTGATCAACTTCTGATAATGCCTTCGTGTTTTTCTGCAAGGTGGTTACCTGCTAAGTGCTACTACATGTCCCAAAACGCCCCACCAGACCTTGAAACAAATGGGGGCCCTGCTGCTGTTGGGACTGAATAAATGTTTGCTGGTGCCTCTTTAGCCATGtgagcctcagcagggcccagctgCCCCTTCCCGCTGGGATGGCTGAGCCGGGTGAGCTCTGCGGGGAGGTGCCTGagctcactgccctgcccggctTCTCCAGCCGCCGCTCCCCGTGCAGGGCCGGCAGTGGCCGGCTGGGGGTGCAGAGGGCGTGGGGCTGCTTTCCCACTGTTCTCGGAATGCTTCAGCCCCGCTAAAtccagctgggcactgggagctcctctggcaatggtctgtctgggcactgggagctccTCTGGCAATGGTCTGTCTGGCACATCCTGTGCTGACAGCACgtcacccagtgccagcccagtgGTGCCACGGctggcagaggtgctgctggatgTCAGTGCCCTCTCTCTgcacctgcctgccctgggaggaGGCCCAGGTACCTTCAGGACATCTATACCTGTTAGTTCACTCTCACTGGTGCCTTTAGGAAATACTTACTTGCTCCTCATCTCAGTGATTCAGCCCCACTGAACTGGGGCATTGGGCAACTCTTCACAGCAATCATCTGCCACACTGCAGAGCCAGCAATCTCcctttgatttggtttggtttttgttttctccatcTACCTGATGTTCCTCAACCACTCATCAGGAAATTGTACATTGAGTACCAGAGACATTCAGGGCCCTGGAGCAGAAATGCCCCCAATTCTGGCTGCATCATTCATCTGTGAGGAAGGGCCAGGAGCAGTTaccagctccaggctcctgcacAGTAGCAAGCCCCCCCATCCTCTAGGATCTCCCCCTCTTCCTCTTGGATTTCTGTAGCTGTGGGAGCctcactgctctgctgaggGATGCTCCACTTGCCCAGGTGCCTGCAGCCCATGTGGGTGATTTCCCCCTCACTGGGACACAGCCAAGGCACCCAGAACCTGGATGCCAACCTGAGAGTTCTTTGACTGCCTTATTTGCAAGCCAAAGTCTGTGTCACTAGTTAGGAAAGCTGGATAGCTTCTCACTGCTGTTCTCTGGCTTGTTAAAGtagtaattaaaattaaataatatatagTTAATAGGAAATACAATGAATACATTAACAATTAGGACAGGTAGAAAATTGACCAAGGAGTGAACCAAAAAGGGAGTAGAGAGGCCAGGGGAAAAGAAGTGGCTGTTGatacacacaaataaaaacCTTTCCTTTGGTTTTTGCGATGTTTGAAGAGGGGACGAGTTGATTTGGTTTCCTGTAAGTGCTGATGCAGAAAAGGCAAGCGTTTCCTGTAAGTGCTGATGTAGAAAAGGCAAGCGTTTTGATAGTTTTTATTTCATAGAAGTAACATAAGTATCAAATAAGGCTGGGGATGGTTTTTTCCAGACCTGTGACAATCAATGTTATAGGCCAAGAGCATTTAAATAGTACAAGGACAGGTGGTTCAGAGGCCATGTACCAGACTTTTGTAATACTGGAAATCTGcaaatctgggggaaaaaagttacTGTTCCATTGAAGATAAAAATTAGAGAATGATCTCAGCACAAGCCCAGGCAAGATCAGGATAAAGAATTACAGCTGCTGGCACCAAGTAAAgaaggaaagataaaaaaatttaaacatatTACAGTTACAGCACGTGTGCCCTAGCTTTGAACAGATCCCTCCGGTGCTGTGGTGGTGCAGGGTCAtgtgctgggctgtccctgcacaacTCTGCAGAGCCAAGCCCCAGCTACCACCTCTGCTTacccctgctctgcctctcgCCCGATTGTCTGCTGTGGTTTAACCAGTGTTGGAGGTTCCCTGTAaccagctccagaggagccaAGGGTGCGGTGTTAACAGCCCCAGATTAGTGACTCCCATTGTGAGTGGTGCTTGTTCTCCTGGGGGATGTCTGTCAGAGACGGCCaatgctcctgtgctgctcaggggcTGAGGAGGCTGAGTCAGTCTCTTTTGAGGAGCCAAGGGCTTGAAATCAAGGTTTTGATGGAAAATCAAAGCCCAATACAAAGCACCAGCCTTGATGAGAGTGTTTCCAACAGGAATCACAGAGATGTTCCTGCTCTAGGAAGCAGAAAGCCacattttgagatttttaaactaaaatctAGCAAGTTGGCTAGAAGCTCAAAGAACAACATAGAAGTAGTGTCAGACAGGGTCTGAAAGTCCTGCCTTGTCCTATTTAGATTTCTTGGTCTCAGTACAGTTGCTCCCATCCAGGCACAAAAGCCACCTGTGACTGATTTTCTTGGGACTCCCAGGTGCTACACAGGTCCTGAGGGGTATCTACACATGAGGGTGTGCCCAGAAACAAGTACAGGTAAAAAGACACTTCATGACAGACAAAAGAAGGACATAACATAGACTTGATTTTTCTCTTGCTCTGGCatgagaaattttttttgttaatctGATACTGTAAAGTTAGCTCTAAGAAAACTAGGACATATTTTGTTTGACACAGCCCAGAAAAACAAATGCCAGGATTGTATCCATTTGAAAGCATGAATCATAATTAACAAGCACTCACAGGTACAGAAGCTGGGATGTTACAGCCAGTCAAATGACTGGCAGAGGCAGAGAATGCTAAGAATAAATAAGTGCTTGAAACCAGGAGAATTAATATATACTCTATATATTTActctatttttaaatgtcattatGGTATCATTAATACCATTTTACCTATCTATCATGGCCTTACTAAGAGAGGACTTTCATTTCCTTACTTCTTAGGCTTTTTATGCAGAAGTTGTGCTGAAAAGTTTCTGGCACAATGTGAATTCTCTGTGGGTAGTCAGAGCAATGCCAGCACTTGTCCAGACTCGCTGAGCTCCTTTGCAATAGTACCCAAAGCTGTCACCACACTGGACAGCTGACCAGTATCACAATAAACCTAACATGGATGCAGGAGAAAACACCCCACAGCCCCATATTACCATGGAAAAGATCTTCTGTAGTACAACAAACACCTTGCAAAGAGACCCCAGCAAGCCAGGACAGTGATACCATCTCATAGTCACTGCAGAGCAACAGGAGCCCTGACCCTCCTCTTGTTAGGGCAGcttggggctctgggctctccccaCAAACCCAGATACTTCACATGTGCAGGCACAGAGCCTGGGAAAGATCAGAAGAGCTGACTGCTGCAGAAAGACAaacagcctgtgctgcaagTGTCCTGTGCCAGGATTTCTGCGTGACCCTGAAGAGAATGCCAGCAGGAGTGCAGGATTGGCTCCTGTGTGAGGCTGGGGATGATGGATCCTTGCCACTGAGGCCAGGTAGCTTTACCTGCAAGTGCAGAGCAAAACTTTCCCCACAACTTGGATATTCAGTGCCTGCTCTCTCAAGGCTGGTAGGCAGGATCCTGGTTTGGACACTTTCCCAGGAGTCCCAATGTGTGCTGGGTCAAGGGGGCCTCCTGACAATTGCACAGAGAGATGGAACCAgccccctctcctcccctggCTCTGGTTGAAGGAGGAatggctgctgggctgccaaGAGTGCCTGAGCAGCAACTCCTTTTCTGACTAGATATTCCTTTTCTTCATTGAGAGCTTTGGAAATGAGCTGAAGacaatgaaataaaaccaaagtaCCAGCCTGGCCACTTGCAGGAGGTCAGTGGCAGAAAGGACTGCATAAAAAGAGATTTCCCTCTTGCATCAGGGAGACAAGGAGGCTGGGAAAGGTGCGCCAGCAGCTAAGCACCAGCTGCCTTGCATTTCCTGATGTGGAAGACCATTAAAGCAAAGAGAAAGCCCTGTACATGCAAGACCATCCCTGGCTCCTCAGGGAGGGGAAGGACTTGATTTACCATCTGTGTTCAAATAAGTGATGTCCCCCAGAACACACATCCATCGGTGAGATGCACCGGTGCTTGAAAGACAAAAACATTTGGCAAGTGATGTCTCTTCAGTATGACACAGCTCttacataaaagaaaacaaaattaacatGTTCTTGACTTGAAAGTGATTCCAGATTTCAAAGCAGACTCTTAAAGTTAGTTGAGCTCCAAGTGTCTAAAAATAGCATTTGTTCCccttcttatttatttatttataatttttggAAGAGCATGCAATGAGATGTTATGCAAATGGCAGATAGCTAGTGCTGACAGCTGTGCCTATAGTAATCAGGAGGCTGGACACCAGAAGAGCACCTCTA
Coding sequences within it:
- the ZFX gene encoding zinc finger X-chromosomal protein isoform X2 → MDEDGLELQPHEPNAFFDPTGADAAHMDGDQIVVEVQETVFVSDVVDSDITVHNFVPDDPDSVVIQDVIEDVVIEDVQCPDIMDEPDVSETVIIPEQVLDTDVAEEVSLAHCTVPDDVLASDITAETMSIPEHVLTTESMHVPEVGHVEHVVHDNVEEADIVTDTLGTDVVSEEVLVADCASEAVIDANGIPVEHQDEKGNCDDYLMISWGTVDIVESEPENEHAVGLLDQNSSIRIPREKMVYMTVNDSQHEDEDLNVAEIADEVYMEVIVGEEDAAAAHEQQIDDTEIKTFMPIAWAAAYGNNNDGIESRNGTASALLHIDESSGLGRLAKQKPKKKRRPESRQYQTAIIIGPDGHPLTVYPCMICGKKFKSRGFLKRHMKNHPEHLLTKKKYRCTDCDYTTNKKISLHNHLESHKLTNKTEKLTECDECGKTFSHAGTLFTHKMVHRDKGVNKMHKCKFCDYETAEQGLLSHHLLAVHSKNFPHICVECGKGFRHPSELKKHMRIHTGEKPYQCQYCEYRSADSSNLKTHVKTKHSKETPLKCDICFQTFSDTKELQQHTLMHQESKTHQCLHCDHKSSNSSDLKRHIISVHTKDYPHKCDMCDKGFHRPSELKKHVAAHKGKKLHQCRHCDFKIADPFILSRHILSVHTKDLPFRCKRCRKGFRQQNELKKHMKTHSGRKVYQCEYCEYSTTDASGFKRHVISIHTKDYPHRCEYCKKGFRRPSEKNQHIMRHHKDVGLP
- the ZFX gene encoding zinc finger X-chromosomal protein isoform X4 is translated as MEVIVGEEDAAAAHEQQIDDTEIKTFMPIAWAAAYGNNNDGIESRNGTASALLHIDESSGLGRLAKQKPKKKRRPESRQYQTAIIIGPDGHPLTVYPCMICGKKFKSRGFLKRHMKNHPEHLLTKKKYRCTDCDYTTNKKISLHNHLESHKLTNKTEKLTECDECGKTFSHAGTLFTHKMVHRDKGVNKMHKCKFCDYETAEQGLLSHHLLAVHSKNFPHICVECGKGFRHPSELKKHMRIHTGEKPYQCQYCEYRSADSSNLKTHVKTKHSKETPLKCDICFQTFSDTKELQQHTLMHQESKTHQCLHCDHKSSNSSDLKRHIISVHTKDYPHKCDMCDKGFHRPSELKKHVAAHKGKKLHQCRHCDFKIADPFILSRHILSVHTKDLPFRCKRCRKGFRQQNELKKHMKTHSGRKVYQCEYCEYSTTDASGFKRHVISIHTKDYPHRCEYCKKGFRRPSEKNQHIMRHHKDVGLP
- the ZFX gene encoding zinc finger X-chromosomal protein isoform X1 yields the protein MDEDGLELQPHEPNAFFDPTGADAAHMDGDQIVVEVQETVFVSDVVDSDITVHNFVPDDPDSVVIQDVIEDVVIEDVQCPDIMDEPDVSETVIIPEQVLDTDVAEEVSLAHCTVPDDVLASDITAETMSIPEHVLTTESMHVPEVGHVEHVVHDNVEEADIVTDTLGTDVVSEEVLVADCASEAVIDANGIPVEHQDEKGNCDDYLMISLDDAGKIEHEGSAEITMEAESESGSCKVDGICPEVIKVYIFKADPGEDDLGGTVDIVESEPENEHAVGLLDQNSSIRIPREKMVYMTVNDSQHEDEDLNVAEIADEVYMEVIVGEEDAAAAHEQQIDDTEIKTFMPIAWAAAYGNNNDGIESRNGTASALLHIDESSGLGRLAKQKPKKKRRPESRQYQTAIIIGPDGHPLTVYPCMICGKKFKSRGFLKRHMKNHPEHLLTKKKYRCTDCDYTTNKKISLHNHLESHKLTNKTEKLTECDECGKTFSHAGTLFTHKMVHRDKGVNKMHKCKFCDYETAEQGLLSHHLLAVHSKNFPHICVECGKGFRHPSELKKHMRIHTGEKPYQCQYCEYRSADSSNLKTHVKTKHSKETPLKCDICFQTFSDTKELQQHTLMHQESKTHQCLHCDHKSSNSSDLKRHIISVHTKDYPHKCDMCDKGFHRPSELKKHVAAHKGKKLHQCRHCDFKIADPFILSRHILSVHTKDLPFRCKRCRKGFRQQNELKKHMKTHSGRKVYQCEYCEYSTTDASGFKRHVISIHTKDYPHRCEYCKKGFRRPSEKNQHIMRHHKDVGLP
- the ZFX gene encoding zinc finger X-chromosomal protein isoform X3, which translates into the protein MVYMTVNDSQHEDEDLNVAEIADEVYMEVIVGEEDAAAAHEQQIDDTEIKTFMPIAWAAAYGNNNDGIESRNGTASALLHIDESSGLGRLAKQKPKKKRRPESRQYQTAIIIGPDGHPLTVYPCMICGKKFKSRGFLKRHMKNHPEHLLTKKKYRCTDCDYTTNKKISLHNHLESHKLTNKTEKLTECDECGKTFSHAGTLFTHKMVHRDKGVNKMHKCKFCDYETAEQGLLSHHLLAVHSKNFPHICVECGKGFRHPSELKKHMRIHTGEKPYQCQYCEYRSADSSNLKTHVKTKHSKETPLKCDICFQTFSDTKELQQHTLMHQESKTHQCLHCDHKSSNSSDLKRHIISVHTKDYPHKCDMCDKGFHRPSELKKHVAAHKGKKLHQCRHCDFKIADPFILSRHILSVHTKDLPFRCKRCRKGFRQQNELKKHMKTHSGRKVYQCEYCEYSTTDASGFKRHVISIHTKDYPHRCEYCKKGFRRPSEKNQHIMRHHKDVGLP